The window TGCTTTTGTTTTAGGCATCTTTGCAACTATTGCAGCTGGTTTTACTATTCACTATGCTCTTACCAATCCTGCAGGAGATATTATAGGTGGATGGGCCTTAGACGATCCTCAGCAATTGAAGATCGGTTTTATTCGCGTGGCCTTTCCTTTTCTGGCAGGATTATTACTGGCAAGAACAATCAAGCTAAAATATATTAAAAATGCCTTTTTGTATACAGGTCTCTTATTGATTCTGATTCTTTCTATACCACGTATTGGCGGAAATGAACAGCCATGGCAGAATGGCTTATATGAATGTTTTTGTCTTGTCGTTGTATTCCCTTTTATTGTATGGCTTGGAGCCGGAGGAAAAGTGGAGGGAAAAGCCAAACAGGTATCCCAATTTCTGGGAGACATCTCCTATCCCATCTATATTACACACTATCCTGTAATATATTTATTTTATTCATGGGTTGTGAACAATGGATACAGCTTCAATAAAGCCTGGCCTGCAGGACTGCTGACTGCTATTGTTTCTTTGGCGCTTGCCTATGGCCTTATGAAGTTATATGATATACAATTAAGAGCCTGGCTTAGGAATCGCTTTTTATCTGCTAAAAATAAAGTAGCGCTCTCTAAATCACTTTAGGTCTTCAAGTCAGTCAAGTGATCCTGAGAAGCATTTCATTGTCCCCGGAAATCCACTAATAGTTCTCAAAAACTATTCGAGGATTTCCGGGAACAGAGATTGAATCGCGTATCATGACTGTTACCCTCAAAACCACATTTTTCCCTTACGACCTTTCTTTATAATTAATAATTATACTAATTCATCTCTCAAAAATTAGCTAAACTACCATTTATAATCTTTAAAATGTAAAAAAATACTTCCCATAACTCCTGCTATTTACCAAAATTTCTTCCTATTGACCAACTTGCTTTTCCGTGAATAAATCATTGAGCCCGCACAACTGTGGATTTTGAATCATTGCATACTTCAGTTTTAGTTTTTTCATCGCCTCCAAAATATGTGTCAGAATAAATCAGCGAAATTTATGTTTACCTTTTGCATTTTACTTGTATATATTATAATAATATTCTAGGTCCTCTGGTAGAATTTAAAATTACTTATTTATATTAAAAATCTTTGAATAAAAAATGTAATCCCAAAGACCAGATCCCCAATTTTTATACATCATCTACCCACCGTTTGGTTCTTTAATAAAAGCTCTCCTACCAAATTTAACAATGGAGCTATCAGATATGGAAGGGACGTTTATTCAGTGTTGATTTAACAAATATTGAAATAGTGGAAACGATAGATTATATACTCAATAATTCAATACGGAGCAAGATTAATAGATGTCTCTCTTACGAGTCTATATTTTTTTATGCTCATTTAAACATTATATTCTTATGCGTGTTTTTTTACATCTTGATATTCCTAAAGTTATATTTCATAAATTAATTAAATCTTAAATTGTTTATATCCTATTTTATATAAAAATAATTCTTAGACAGTATTAATAGATAAGTTATTTTTGTAGTTGTAACATTGATTTATACCGCTTTTTATTTACGATATGAATAAAAGAATTACCGCTTTAGTATTCCTGTTGAGCATTTACTTTCAATTTAAAGGTTATGCTCAATGCGATAACTGCACTACTTCTTACGCCACGAATGCATCCATTGTTGCAACGGCAAATAATCAGACAATTTGTATTTCGGGGGGAAGTAACTTTTCATTCAGTTCAACTTTTAGGAATGTTAAATTAAAAATTTGCGCCCCGAATGTACAATTAACAAACGTTCAGATAAGTACAGGAGCATTGAACAATACCATTGAAAGTTTCGGGGATAATACACGCATAAGCAATTTAGTAACTGAGCCCGATACATTTTCCTTTATTGCTCATAATACAGGCGCTCTATTATCTTCAGCTACGATTAACGGTATGTCTTCTTTTACTACAAAAACCGGGGCTTCTCTTACAATCTCTCAGAATGTAAATCCGGGAAACAAGATATTTATTACAGCAGAAGATAATTCAAATATTAATACAGCAGACGTTACTTCCAATAAAGGCGGAAGGATCATTGTTGGCAAGGGAGCTAATTTTACTTCCAGCGGTAAAGTTTTTCTTCAAAATGAGGGTTTTATATTTAACACAGGTGATGTATATGCCGCCGGGGATTTTACAGTTCAAAATGCTGGTAATGCTATGACCAATTATTGCGGTGAATCGCATATTACGATTGGAGGTAAACTAACGATCAACAGTGGTAGGATATATAATGCAGGTACTGTAACCGCCGGAACCATTGCTGTGAACTCCAATGCAGGTCCTATTTATCTGAATCAGGGTTCTGTCATGCAAGCCAATCACCTGGAAACAAACAATACAGCAAATTTATTCAGAGGGGATAGTATTAATAGTGGAGAATGCGCTTTATTTAAAATAAATTCTTATGGTTCGTTTAATGCGCCCTTATCTAATTCATCTAAAATCAAATATTGCGGTCCGGCTACGACTCAAATAGGACAAGCAACACCAGACTGTAATTGTACAACGGAAAAAGCTTTATGTACACCATTGTGTGAGGCCCCAAAAGCAGTAACGATAACAGGGCCTTTGTCGAACATATGTGCAGGAGACTCTTCTGTACTAACTGCAAATGCAACTGGTTTGAAAACTGGAGACACCTACAAATACAGCTGGTATAAAGATAGTATAGCTCCTGCCAATCTTGTTATAACCAAAATTAACATTTCTACTTTAACAGTTAAAGAAAGCGCAACATACTTTGTGGTTGTAGCAAATACCATTGATTCGGTTAAATGTTCCAATCAGAATATGGCAGGTTTTAAATTTACTGTTCATCCGAATCCTCCGAAACCACAGATAACAGCTAGCGGCCCGCTGATCTTCTGTGATGGTGGTTCTGTGAATCTTACTGCCAGCAGTTCAGGTTTTACAGGCGGTACCTTTACATGGTCCACAGGGTCAACGGCTAATCCTTTGCGCGTAACTACCTCGGGAAAATATACCGTCACTTATGTTTCTACCGATGCTTGTTCATCTCCCGTGTCCGCAGAGGTAACTGTT is drawn from Sporocytophaga myxococcoides and contains these coding sequences:
- a CDS encoding acyltransferase family protein, with the translated sequence MSCFTVEIHSGGDHTKQWINHGYLAVDFFFILSGYVIGYAYDDRWSNMSLGHFFKRRIIRLQPMLIVGSIIGALLFYFQHSPVLGWGGISEVPLSKVVIVMILGFFLIPVGKGLDIRGWNEMFPLNGATWTLFFEEIANISYALLLRHLPAFVLGIFATIAAGFTIHYALTNPAGDIIGGWALDDPQQLKIGFIRVAFPFLAGLLLARTIKLKYIKNAFLYTGLLLILILSIPRIGGNEQPWQNGLYECFCLVVVFPFIVWLGAGGKVEGKAKQVSQFLGDISYPIYITHYPVIYLFYSWVVNNGYSFNKAWPAGLLTAIVSLALAYGLMKLYDIQLRAWLRNRFLSAKNKVALSKSL